One part of the Eubalaena glacialis isolate mEubGla1 chromosome 19, mEubGla1.1.hap2.+ XY, whole genome shotgun sequence genome encodes these proteins:
- the PER1 gene encoding period circadian protein homolog 1 isoform X2 yields the protein MSGPLEGADGGGDPRPGESFCPGGAPSPGPPQHRPCPGPSLADDTDANSNGSSGNESNGPESRGASQRSSHSSSSGNGKDSALLDTTESSKSTNSQSPSPPSSSIAYSLLSASSEQDNPSTSGCSSEQSARARTQKELMTALRELKLRLPPERRGKGRSGTLATLQYALACVKQVQANQEYYQQWSLEEGEPCAMDMSTYTLEELEHITSEYTLRNQDTFSVAVSFLTGRIVYISEQAGILLRCKQDVFRGARFSELLAPQDVGVFYGSTAPSRLPTWGTGASAGSGLKDFTQEKSVFCRIRGGPDRDPGPRYQPFRLTPYVTKIRVSDGAPAQPCCLLIAERIHSGYEAPRIPPDKRIFTTRHTPSCLFQDVDERAAPLLGYLPQDLLGAPVLLFLHPEDRPLMLAIHKKILQLAGQPFDHSPIRFCARNGEYVTMDTSWAGFVHPWSRKVAFVLGRHKVRTAPLNEDVFTPPVPSPALSLDPDIQELSEQIHRLLLQPVHSPSPTGFCGVGPVTSPGPLLSPGSSSASNGGDAEGPGPPAPVTFQQICKDVHLVKHQGQQLFIESRARPLPRPRVPATGTFKAKTLPCQSADPELEVAPAPIQAPLALAPEEAERKEASSCSYQQINCLDSILRYLESCNLPSTTKRKCISSSSCTASSASDDDRQRAGAVSVGAEKDPSAVLSGEGAAPLKEPVVGGGALSPLALANKAESVVSVTSQCSFSSTIVHVGDKKPPESDIIMMEDLPGLPPGPAPSPVPSPTVAPDPAAGAYRPVGLTKAVLSLHTQKEEQAFLSRFRDLGRLRGLDGSSTGPSAPGCRHGPAAPGRRHHCRSKAKRSRQHPTPQAEAPCHVSHPSPVPSSAPWPPPPATPPFPAVVQPCPLPAFSPRGGPQPLPPAPTSVSPAAFPAPLVTPVVALVLPNYLFPAPPTYPCGVPQTPASHSPSPSLPLPPPSPPRHPDSPLFNSRCSSPLQLNLLQLEEPPRVEGSSAGRPPPSEETADPAARLDALSGSSDLLELLLQEDSRSGTGSAASGSLGSGSGSGAHEGSSTSASITRSCQSSHTSKYFGSIDSSEAEAGAAHARAEPGDQVIKYVLQDPIWLLMANADQQVMMTYQVPSRDMASVLKQDRERLRAMQKQQPRFSEDQRRELGAVHSWVRKGQLPRALDVMACVDCGSSTQDPGHPDDPLFSEMDGLGLEPMEEGGGEGGGCGGEGEGGDEAQAQAGATVSSSQDLAMEEEEQGGSSSSPALPAAENGTS from the exons ATGAGCGGCCCCCTCGAAGGGGCTGATGGGGGAGGGGACCCCAGGCCGGGGGAATCCTTTTGTCCTGGAGGGGCTCCATCCCCTGGGCCTCCACAGCATCGACCTTGTCCTGGCCCCAGCCTGGCTGACGACACGGATGCCAACAGCAATGGCTCCAGCGGCAATGAGTCCAATGGACCGGAGTCCAGGGGTGCATCTCAGCGGAGCTCACATAGCTCCTCCTCCGGCAATGGCAAGGACTCGGCCCTGCTGGACAccactgaaagcagcaagag CACAAACTCTCAGAGCCCATCCCCACCCAGCAGTTCCATTGCCTACAGCCTCCTGAGTGCCAGCTCAGAGCAGGACAACCCGTCTACCAGTGGCTGCAG CAGTGAACAGTCTGCCCGGGCAAGGACCCAGAAAGAACTCATGACGGCGCTGCGGGAGCTCAAGCTTCGGCTGCCACCAGAGCGCAGGGGCAAGGGCCGCTCTGGGACCCTGGCCACGCTGCAGTACGCACTGGCCTGTGTCAAGCAGGTGCAAG CCAACCAGGAATACTACCAGCAGTGGAGCCTGGAGGAGGGCGAGCCTTGTGCCATGGACATGTCCACCTACACCCTGGAGGAACTGGAGCACATCACATCTGAGTACACGCTTCGCAACCAG GATACCTTCTCCGTGGCTGTCTCCTTCCTGACAGGCCGCATCGTCTACATTTCTGAGCAGGCAGGTATCCTGCTGCGCTGCAAGCAGGATGTGTTCCGCGGTGCCCGCTTCTCAGAGCTCCTGGCTCCCCAGGATGTGGGCGTCTTCTATGGTTCCACTGCCCCATCTCGCCTGCCCACCTGGGGCACGGGGGCCTCGGCAG GTTCAGGCCTCAAGGACTTCACCCAGGAGAAGTCTGTCTTCTGCCGTATCAG AGGGGGTCCTGACCGAGATCCAGGGCCTAGGTACCAGCCATTCCGCCTAACCCCATATGTGACCAAGATCCGGGTCTCTGATGGGGCCCCTGCACAGCCGTGCTGCCTGCTCATCGCAGAGCGCATCCACTCTGGTTATGAAG CTCCCCGGATTCCCCCCGACAAGAGGATCTTCACTACGAGGCACACGCCCAGCTGCCTCTTCCAGGATGTGGATGAAAG GGCCGCCCCGTTGCTGGGCTACCTCCCCCAGGACCTCCTGGGGGCCCCAGTGCTCCTTTTCCTGCATCCTGAGGACCGACCCCTCATGCTGGCCATCCACAAGAAGA TCCTGCAGCTGGCTGGCCAGCCCTTTGACCACTCCCCTATCCGCTTCTGCGCCCGGAACGGGGAGTACGTCACCATGGACACCAGCTGGGCTGGCTTCGTGCACCCCTGGAGCCGCAAGGTGGCCTTTGTGTTGGGCCGCCACAAAGTACGCAC GGCGCCCCTGAATGAAGACGTGTTCACTCCCCCAGTCCCCAGCCCCGCTCTCTCCCTGGACCCTGATATCCAGGAGCTCTCTGAGCAGATCCACCGGCTGCTGTTACAG CCTGTGCACAGCCCCAGCCCCACGGGGTTCTGTGGAGTCGGCCCGGTGACTTCCCCAGGCCCTCTCCTCAGCCCTGGCTCCTCCAGTGCCAGCAACGGGGGTGACGCCGAGGGACCTGGGCCTCCTGCGCCG GTGACCTTCCAGCAGATCTGTAAGGATGTGCACCTGGTGAAGCATCAGGGGCAGCAGCTTTTTATTGAGTCCCGGGCCCGGCCTCTGCCCCGGCCCCGCGTCCCTG CTACAGGCACATTCAAGGCCAAGACCCTTCCCTGCCAATCCGCAGACCCAGAGTTGGAGGTGGCACCTGCTCCAATCCAGGCCCCACTAGCCTTGGCTCCTGAGGAGGCTGAGCGGAAAGAAGCCTCCAGTTGCTCCTACCAGCAGATCAACTGCCTGGACAGCATCCTCAG GTACCTGGAGAGCTGCAACCTCCCCAGCACGACCAAGCGCAAatgcatctcctcctcctcctgcaccgCCTCTTCGGCCTCCGACGACGACAGGCAGCGGGCGGGCGCGGTCTCTGTGGGAGCCGAGAAAG ATCCATCGGCAGTGCTGTCTGGGGAGGGGGCCGCCCCTCTGAAGGAGCCGGTGGTGGGAGGAGGTGCCCTGAGCCCGCTCGCCCTGGCCAATAAGGCGGAGAGCGTGGTGTCCGTCACCAGTCAGTGTAGCTTCAGCTCCACCATCGTCCATGTGGGAGACAAGAAGCCCCCGGAATCGG ACATCATCATGATGGAGGACCTGCCTGGCCTGCCTCCcggcccagctcccagcccagtcCCCAGCCCCACGGTGGCCCCTGACCCAGCCGCAGGTGCCTACCGGCCAGTGGGCCTGACCAAGGCTGTGCTGTCCCTGCACACCCAGAAGGAGGAGCAGGCCTTCCTCAGCCGTTTCCGCGACCTCGGCAGGCTGCGTGGACTTGACGGCTCCTCCACGGGCCCCTCGGCCCCCG GCTGCCGCCACGGCCCCGCGGCCCCCGGCCGCCGCCACCACTGCCGATCCAAAGCCAAGCGCTCCCGCCAGCACCCGACCCCGCAGGCCGAAGCCCCCTGCCACGTCTCCCACCCGTCGCCTGTGCCATCCTCtgccccctggcccccaccacCAGCCACGCCGCCCTTCCCGGCTGTGGtccagccctgccccctccctgcgtTCTCCCCCAGAGGAggcccccagcctctccctcctgCACCCACATCTGTGTCTCCTGCAGCTTTCCCTGCCCCGCTGGTGACCCCAGTGGTGGCCTTGGTGCTCCCTAACTATCTgttccctgccccacccacctACCCCTGTGGGGTACCCCAGACCCCCGCCTCCCACTCCCCTTCTCCATCCCTGCCCCTGCCGCCCCCCAGCCCTCCCCGCCACCCCGACTCTCCGCTCTTCAACTCGAGATGCAGCTCCCCGCTCCAGCTAAATCTGCTGCAGCTTGAGGAGCCCCCCCGTGTCGAGGGGAGTAGTGCTGGGCGCCCCCCTCCCAGTGAGGAGACTGCCGACCCAGCGGCCAGACTG GACGCGCTCTCGGGCTCCAGCGACCTGCTGGAGTTGCTGCTGCAGGAGGACTCGCGCTCTGGCACCGGCTCTGCTGCCTCGGGCTCCTTGGGCTCTGGGTCTGGTTCAGGCGCCCATGAGGGGAGCAGCACCTCAGCCAGCATCACGC GCAGCTGTCAGAGCAGCCACACGAGCAAGTACTTCGGCAGCATCGATTCTTCCgaggctgaggctggggctgcccatGCCAGGGCTGAGCCCGGGGACCAGGTCATTAAGTACGTGCTCCAGGATCCCATCTGGCTACTCATGGCCAATGCTGACCAGCAAGTCATGATGACCTATCAGGTGCCCTCCAG GGACATGGCCTCTGTGCTGAAGCAGGACCGGGAGCGGCTCCGGGCCATGCAGAAGCAGCAGCCTCGGTTCTCGGAGGACCAGCGGAGGGAACTGGGTGCTGTGCACTCCTGGGTCCGGAAGGGTCAACTGCCTCGGGCCCTTGATGTGATG GCCTGTGTGGACTGCGGTAGCAGCACCCAAGACCCTGGCCACCCTGATGACCCACTCTTCTCGGAAATGGATGGACTGGGGCTGGAGCCCATGGAGGAGGGTGGAGGCGAGGGGGGTGGCTGTGGTGGTGAGGGTGAGGGCGGTGATGAGGCCCAGGCCCAAGCTGGGGCCACGGTCTCAAGCTCTCAGGACCTGGCCATGGAGGAGGAGGAACAAGGTGGGAGCTCATCCAGTCCAGCCTTACCTGCCGCAGAAAATGGCACCAGCTAG
- the PER1 gene encoding period circadian protein homolog 1 isoform X1, with protein sequence MSGPLEGADGGGDPRPGESFCPGGAPSPGPPQHRPCPGPSLADDTDANSNGSSGNESNGPESRGASQRSSHSSSSGNGKDSALLDTTESSKSTNSQSPSPPSSSIAYSLLSASSEQDNPSTSGCSSEQSARARTQKELMTALRELKLRLPPERRGKGRSGTLATLQYALACVKQVQANQEYYQQWSLEEGEPCAMDMSTYTLEELEHITSEYTLRNQDTFSVAVSFLTGRIVYISEQAGILLRCKQDVFRGARFSELLAPQDVGVFYGSTAPSRLPTWGTGASAGSGLKDFTQEKSVFCRIRGGPDRDPGPRYQPFRLTPYVTKIRVSDGAPAQPCCLLIAERIHSGYEAPRIPPDKRIFTTRHTPSCLFQDVDERAAPLLGYLPQDLLGAPVLLFLHPEDRPLMLAIHKKILQLAGQPFDHSPIRFCARNGEYVTMDTSWAGFVHPWSRKVAFVLGRHKVRTAPLNEDVFTPPVPSPALSLDPDIQELSEQIHRLLLQPVHSPSPTGFCGVGPVTSPGPLLSPGSSSASNGGDAEGPGPPAPVTFQQICKDVHLVKHQGQQLFIESRARPLPRPRVPATGTFKAKTLPCQSADPELEVAPAPIQAPLALAPEEAERKEASSCSYQQINCLDSILRYLESCNLPSTTKRKCISSSSCTASSASDDDRQRAGAVSVGAEKDPSAVLSGEGAAPLKEPVVGGGALSPLALANKAESVVSVTSQCSFSSTIVHVGDKKPPESDIIMMEDLPGLPPGPAPSPVPSPTVAPDPAAGAYRPVGLTKAVLSLHTQKEEQAFLSRFRDLGRLRGLDGSSTGPSAPGCRHGPAAPGRRHHCRSKAKRSRQHPTPQAEAPCHVSHPSPVPSSAPWPPPPATPPFPAVVQPCPLPAFSPRGGPQPLPPAPTSVSPAAFPAPLVTPVVALVLPNYLFPAPPTYPCGVPQTPASHSPSPSLPLPPPSPPRHPDSPLFNSRCSSPLQLNLLQLEEPPRVEGSSAGRPPPSEETADPAARLVEITESSNQDALSGSSDLLELLLQEDSRSGTGSAASGSLGSGSGSGAHEGSSTSASITRSCQSSHTSKYFGSIDSSEAEAGAAHARAEPGDQVIKYVLQDPIWLLMANADQQVMMTYQVPSRDMASVLKQDRERLRAMQKQQPRFSEDQRRELGAVHSWVRKGQLPRALDVMACVDCGSSTQDPGHPDDPLFSEMDGLGLEPMEEGGGEGGGCGGEGEGGDEAQAQAGATVSSSQDLAMEEEEQGGSSSSPALPAAENGTS encoded by the exons ATGAGCGGCCCCCTCGAAGGGGCTGATGGGGGAGGGGACCCCAGGCCGGGGGAATCCTTTTGTCCTGGAGGGGCTCCATCCCCTGGGCCTCCACAGCATCGACCTTGTCCTGGCCCCAGCCTGGCTGACGACACGGATGCCAACAGCAATGGCTCCAGCGGCAATGAGTCCAATGGACCGGAGTCCAGGGGTGCATCTCAGCGGAGCTCACATAGCTCCTCCTCCGGCAATGGCAAGGACTCGGCCCTGCTGGACAccactgaaagcagcaagag CACAAACTCTCAGAGCCCATCCCCACCCAGCAGTTCCATTGCCTACAGCCTCCTGAGTGCCAGCTCAGAGCAGGACAACCCGTCTACCAGTGGCTGCAG CAGTGAACAGTCTGCCCGGGCAAGGACCCAGAAAGAACTCATGACGGCGCTGCGGGAGCTCAAGCTTCGGCTGCCACCAGAGCGCAGGGGCAAGGGCCGCTCTGGGACCCTGGCCACGCTGCAGTACGCACTGGCCTGTGTCAAGCAGGTGCAAG CCAACCAGGAATACTACCAGCAGTGGAGCCTGGAGGAGGGCGAGCCTTGTGCCATGGACATGTCCACCTACACCCTGGAGGAACTGGAGCACATCACATCTGAGTACACGCTTCGCAACCAG GATACCTTCTCCGTGGCTGTCTCCTTCCTGACAGGCCGCATCGTCTACATTTCTGAGCAGGCAGGTATCCTGCTGCGCTGCAAGCAGGATGTGTTCCGCGGTGCCCGCTTCTCAGAGCTCCTGGCTCCCCAGGATGTGGGCGTCTTCTATGGTTCCACTGCCCCATCTCGCCTGCCCACCTGGGGCACGGGGGCCTCGGCAG GTTCAGGCCTCAAGGACTTCACCCAGGAGAAGTCTGTCTTCTGCCGTATCAG AGGGGGTCCTGACCGAGATCCAGGGCCTAGGTACCAGCCATTCCGCCTAACCCCATATGTGACCAAGATCCGGGTCTCTGATGGGGCCCCTGCACAGCCGTGCTGCCTGCTCATCGCAGAGCGCATCCACTCTGGTTATGAAG CTCCCCGGATTCCCCCCGACAAGAGGATCTTCACTACGAGGCACACGCCCAGCTGCCTCTTCCAGGATGTGGATGAAAG GGCCGCCCCGTTGCTGGGCTACCTCCCCCAGGACCTCCTGGGGGCCCCAGTGCTCCTTTTCCTGCATCCTGAGGACCGACCCCTCATGCTGGCCATCCACAAGAAGA TCCTGCAGCTGGCTGGCCAGCCCTTTGACCACTCCCCTATCCGCTTCTGCGCCCGGAACGGGGAGTACGTCACCATGGACACCAGCTGGGCTGGCTTCGTGCACCCCTGGAGCCGCAAGGTGGCCTTTGTGTTGGGCCGCCACAAAGTACGCAC GGCGCCCCTGAATGAAGACGTGTTCACTCCCCCAGTCCCCAGCCCCGCTCTCTCCCTGGACCCTGATATCCAGGAGCTCTCTGAGCAGATCCACCGGCTGCTGTTACAG CCTGTGCACAGCCCCAGCCCCACGGGGTTCTGTGGAGTCGGCCCGGTGACTTCCCCAGGCCCTCTCCTCAGCCCTGGCTCCTCCAGTGCCAGCAACGGGGGTGACGCCGAGGGACCTGGGCCTCCTGCGCCG GTGACCTTCCAGCAGATCTGTAAGGATGTGCACCTGGTGAAGCATCAGGGGCAGCAGCTTTTTATTGAGTCCCGGGCCCGGCCTCTGCCCCGGCCCCGCGTCCCTG CTACAGGCACATTCAAGGCCAAGACCCTTCCCTGCCAATCCGCAGACCCAGAGTTGGAGGTGGCACCTGCTCCAATCCAGGCCCCACTAGCCTTGGCTCCTGAGGAGGCTGAGCGGAAAGAAGCCTCCAGTTGCTCCTACCAGCAGATCAACTGCCTGGACAGCATCCTCAG GTACCTGGAGAGCTGCAACCTCCCCAGCACGACCAAGCGCAAatgcatctcctcctcctcctgcaccgCCTCTTCGGCCTCCGACGACGACAGGCAGCGGGCGGGCGCGGTCTCTGTGGGAGCCGAGAAAG ATCCATCGGCAGTGCTGTCTGGGGAGGGGGCCGCCCCTCTGAAGGAGCCGGTGGTGGGAGGAGGTGCCCTGAGCCCGCTCGCCCTGGCCAATAAGGCGGAGAGCGTGGTGTCCGTCACCAGTCAGTGTAGCTTCAGCTCCACCATCGTCCATGTGGGAGACAAGAAGCCCCCGGAATCGG ACATCATCATGATGGAGGACCTGCCTGGCCTGCCTCCcggcccagctcccagcccagtcCCCAGCCCCACGGTGGCCCCTGACCCAGCCGCAGGTGCCTACCGGCCAGTGGGCCTGACCAAGGCTGTGCTGTCCCTGCACACCCAGAAGGAGGAGCAGGCCTTCCTCAGCCGTTTCCGCGACCTCGGCAGGCTGCGTGGACTTGACGGCTCCTCCACGGGCCCCTCGGCCCCCG GCTGCCGCCACGGCCCCGCGGCCCCCGGCCGCCGCCACCACTGCCGATCCAAAGCCAAGCGCTCCCGCCAGCACCCGACCCCGCAGGCCGAAGCCCCCTGCCACGTCTCCCACCCGTCGCCTGTGCCATCCTCtgccccctggcccccaccacCAGCCACGCCGCCCTTCCCGGCTGTGGtccagccctgccccctccctgcgtTCTCCCCCAGAGGAggcccccagcctctccctcctgCACCCACATCTGTGTCTCCTGCAGCTTTCCCTGCCCCGCTGGTGACCCCAGTGGTGGCCTTGGTGCTCCCTAACTATCTgttccctgccccacccacctACCCCTGTGGGGTACCCCAGACCCCCGCCTCCCACTCCCCTTCTCCATCCCTGCCCCTGCCGCCCCCCAGCCCTCCCCGCCACCCCGACTCTCCGCTCTTCAACTCGAGATGCAGCTCCCCGCTCCAGCTAAATCTGCTGCAGCTTGAGGAGCCCCCCCGTGTCGAGGGGAGTAGTGCTGGGCGCCCCCCTCCCAGTGAGGAGACTGCCGACCCAGCGGCCAGACTG gtggAAATAACTGAGTCCTCCAACCAGGACGCGCTCTCGGGCTCCAGCGACCTGCTGGAGTTGCTGCTGCAGGAGGACTCGCGCTCTGGCACCGGCTCTGCTGCCTCGGGCTCCTTGGGCTCTGGGTCTGGTTCAGGCGCCCATGAGGGGAGCAGCACCTCAGCCAGCATCACGC GCAGCTGTCAGAGCAGCCACACGAGCAAGTACTTCGGCAGCATCGATTCTTCCgaggctgaggctggggctgcccatGCCAGGGCTGAGCCCGGGGACCAGGTCATTAAGTACGTGCTCCAGGATCCCATCTGGCTACTCATGGCCAATGCTGACCAGCAAGTCATGATGACCTATCAGGTGCCCTCCAG GGACATGGCCTCTGTGCTGAAGCAGGACCGGGAGCGGCTCCGGGCCATGCAGAAGCAGCAGCCTCGGTTCTCGGAGGACCAGCGGAGGGAACTGGGTGCTGTGCACTCCTGGGTCCGGAAGGGTCAACTGCCTCGGGCCCTTGATGTGATG GCCTGTGTGGACTGCGGTAGCAGCACCCAAGACCCTGGCCACCCTGATGACCCACTCTTCTCGGAAATGGATGGACTGGGGCTGGAGCCCATGGAGGAGGGTGGAGGCGAGGGGGGTGGCTGTGGTGGTGAGGGTGAGGGCGGTGATGAGGCCCAGGCCCAAGCTGGGGCCACGGTCTCAAGCTCTCAGGACCTGGCCATGGAGGAGGAGGAACAAGGTGGGAGCTCATCCAGTCCAGCCTTACCTGCCGCAGAAAATGGCACCAGCTAG